In Phocoena phocoena chromosome 11, mPhoPho1.1, whole genome shotgun sequence, one DNA window encodes the following:
- the LOC136131438 gene encoding LOW QUALITY PROTEIN: nucleolar and coiled-body phosphoprotein 1-like (The sequence of the model RefSeq protein was modified relative to this genomic sequence to represent the inferred CDS: inserted 4 bases in 2 codons): protein MADAGLRRVVPSNLYPLVLGFLCDNQLSDVANKFAKATGATQQDASASSLLDIYSFWLKSTKAPKRKLQANGPVTKKAKKKTSSSDSSEDSSEEEKAQGPPAKKAAVPAKQASLLQHPGKAAVKASESSSSSEESSDDEEDKKKKPVQKGVKPQAKTVKAPPKKAKSSDSDSDLSSEDEVPKNQKPKTTPVAAKAQAKALARPGTPARPAPKVVNGKAAGSNSSSSSDDDSXEGKAAAVSKKTVPKTQAVAKAPVKAAATPAQKSSSSEDSSSEEEEEEEQKKKPMKKKPGPYSSVPPPSVPAPKKSLEIQAPKKAAEKQQPVESSEDSSDEPDSGSEEEKRPPAKAGISKATTKPAPAKKAAESSSDSSDSDSSEDEAPAKPASTTKNSSGKPAAAPKQSAVKPATTPKQPAATGXRKADSTSSEEESSSSEEKKTKKTVATPKSKEMAKAAPSLPAKQASQGGGDSSSDSDSSSSEEDEEEKMPKPPAKKKPQKAGGTVAPSKPASVKKAKAESSSTSSSEDSSEQEEEEKPKAKGTPRPQTAKANGTCALTAQNGKADKDSNEEEGGKKKAAVAVAKPGSGKKWKQSEAAEEAETPPAKKIKLQTPSTFPKRKKGERRGSSPFRRIREEEIEVDARVADNSFDAKRGATRDWGEQANQVLKFTKGKSFRHEKTKKKRGSYRGGSISVQVNSVKFDSERPWTICSTAGVMV, encoded by the exons ATGGCGGACGCCGGCTTGCGCCGCGTGGTTCCCAGCAACCTGTATCCCCTCGTGCTTGGCTTTCTGTGCGATAACCAGCTCTCGGACGTGGCCAACAAGTTCGCCAAGGCAACAGGCGC GACCCAGCAGGATGCCAGCGCCTCTTCCCTCTTGGACATCTATAGTTTCTGGCTCAAGTCCACCAAGGCCCCAAAGCGGAAGTTACAGGCAAATGGACCAGTGACTAAGAAGGCTAAGAAGAAGACTTCATCCAGTGACAGCAGTGAGGACAGCAGTGAGGAGGAAAAAGCCCAAGGGCCTCCCGCTAAGAAAGCTGCTGTACCTGCCAAGCAGGCCAGTCTGCTTCAGCATCCTGGAAAGGCTGCAGTCAAGGCATcagagagcagcagcagcagtgaagAATCCAGTGATGATGAggaggacaaaaagaaaaagcctgtCCAGAAGGGAGTTAAGCCCCAAGCCAAGACAGTCAAAGCTCCTCCTAAGAAGGCCAAGAGCTCTGATTCTGACTCTGACTTAAGCTCAGAGGATGAGGTGCCAAAGAACCAGAAGCCAAAGACAACACCCGTGGCAGCTAAAGCTCAGGCGAAAGCCCTAGCCAGACCAGGTACACCAGCTCGTCCCGCACCTAAAGTAGTCAATGGCAAAGCAGCTGGTagtaacagcagcagcagcagtgatgATGACTC GGAGGGGAAGGCAGCAGCCGTATCTAAGAAGACTGTACCTAAAACGCAAGCTGTGGCCAAGGCCCCAGTGAAAGCAGCTGCCACTCCTGCCCAAAAGAGTTCCAGCAGTGAGGACTCCTccagtgaggaggaggaggaggaagagcagaAGAAAAAGCCCATGAAGAAAAAACCAGGTCCCTATAGTTCAGTTCCCCCGCCCTCTGTTCCCGCACCCAAGAAGTCCCTGGAAATTCAGGCTCCCAAGAAAGCTGCAGAGAAGCAGCAGCCTGTGGAGAGCAGTGAGGACAGCAGCGACGAGCCTGATTCAGGttctgaggaagaaaagagaccCCCAGCTAAGGCAGGCATCTCCAAAGCAACTACTAAACCAGCTCCAGCAAAGAAGGCAGCAGAGAGCTCTTCAGACAGCTCAGACTCTGACAGTTCTGAGGATGAAGCTCCTGCTAAGCCAGCCAGTACCACCAAGAATTCCTCAGGTAAGCCAGCTGCCGCTCCCAAGCAGTCTGCGGTTAAGCCAGCTACAACTCCCAAGCAGCCTGCAGCCACTGG CAGAAAGGCTGATAGCACCTCCAGCGAGGAGGAGAGCAGTTCTAGTGAGGAGAAGAAGACGAAGAAGACTGTAGCCACCCCTAAGTCCAAGGAGATGGCCAAAGCAGCTCCGTCTTTGCCTGCCAAGCAGGCCTCTCAGGGTGGTGGGGACAGCAGCTCTGATTCAGACAGCTCCAGCAGCGAGGAAGACGAGGAAGAGAAGATGCCTAAACCCCCAGCCAAAAAGAAGCCACAGAAGGCAGGGGGAACTGTAGCCCCTTCCAAACCAGCCTCTGTGAAGAAAGCAAAGGCCGAGAGCAGCAGCACTTCTTCCTCTGAGGACTCCAGtgagcaggaggaagaggagaagcccAAGGCTAAGGGCACTCCAAGACCACAAACTGCCAAGGCCAATGGCACCTGTGCGCTGACTGCCCAGAATGGAAAAGCAGACAAGGACAGCAACGAGGAGGAGGGGGGCAAGAAAAAGGCAGCAGTGGCAGTTGCTAAGCCAGGTTCAGGAAAGAAGTGGAAGCAGAGTGAGGCTGCTGAGGAGGCAGAGACTCCTCCAGCCAAGAAGATAAAGCTCCAGACCCCCAGCACGTTTcctaaaaggaagaaaggagaacgAAGGGGATCCTCCCCATTCCGAAGGATCAGGGAGGAGGAGATTGAGGTGGATGCTCGAGTGGCAGACAATTCCTTTGACGCCAAGCGGGGTGCAACCAGAGACTGGGGGGAGCAAGCCAATCAAGTTCTCAAGTTCACCAAAGGCAAATCCTTCCGGCACGAGAAAACCAAGAAGAAGCGGGGCAGTTACCGGGGAGGCTCCATCTCTGTCCAAGTCAATTCTGTTAAGTTTGACAGCGAGCGACCGTGGACCATCTGTAGCACAGCAGGGGTGATGGTCTGA